The sequence AGTGTTGTATGCCAGTCATAGACAGCAGTCATCGAGCATCTAGAAGCGATTGCCGTCCAGACTCCAAAACTGAAAGGACAATCGAATAGCAAGTGGTCTCTGGATTCATTCGCTGAGTTACAGAGAAGGCAATTAGTAGGTGTTTGCAATCCCCAGCTCTGTAGCCTATCACGGGTGGGACATCTGTTCAAGACAAAAAGCCAAGCAAGAAAAGAGTGTCGTGGGATGCCTCTTTTAATCCAAACTGCAGTATACCAAGGGACAGTAGAGTAAGAACCCCTAATCTCTTTGTACACTTCCGAAGTTGAGTAACGGAGAGTAGCATTGTTACTAACACTCCACTCATAGTAATCATCTTGATCAAGCAGTTCAATTGTAGTTAAGTAGGTTGCCACATTTACTTGATTTTCTGATCTCGCAGGGGGCAGTGCCCATGAGCCGTTGATATGGCGTGATGCAAGCGATGCTTTCCAGGGGATGCCAAGATGCGAGTGCTTAGTTGCTGAGAGGTAGTCAGTCAAGTTCCCAAAAGGAGACCAGTTGTCGGACCAGAAACGAGTTCTTGCCCCATTCCCTACTCGAAGCTGAATCCACGGGTAGATTGTTTCCCTAAGTTTCAACAGTTTCCTAGCCATCCAAGACATCTTTCCTTTATTTTTCtggtttctttttcttgaccacgtgtttcattattttttttcatgttcTTTTTTCCTTGTTCCTATGTTGGTTTCATtcaaaacttttgtttttatatattttgagttCAAGTACTTTTTTCATATCATTTTGTTAGTATATTCACTCTTTTTCTTCacttattttttagttatattatttcacaaatttatttttcttctaaatgttattcttattgaaaaatattaaaacacatttaaggaatattattgaataatcaattaattaattatgccCCACTCAATATATTTTCTAGATCCGCTACTGCTCAACGCTCGAGACCGAAGACCATTTACGGTACCCACATAGTGATCAATACAAATTAGGTCTTTAATCAtttcggtctctagtctggaccacttcGGTGGACTATGACTTTCGGTTATCAAAGTTCACATGCACGCAATGAGAGATAGCATGGGGTTTGGGCTCCACGTGTAAAAAGGAatcttcatctccttctctgtcCTCTTCGTTGCCCTAAAAGTGCGacactctcttttgtttttgtaaaggTAAGTCATAAATTGAACTGACGAACGCACGTGACAGATCCAACGATGTATATACACAACTCTTATTTGAGACGATGATTCGGTGTGTCATGCATTTTTACTTGCTAAGTGCTAGAAACACATGTTTGGTCGCATTTCCGGATCTGTATAATAACCAAAGAATGATGTCTCCTAACGTTTTTATGTATGCTTacttatatcatatatatgtttacttatatcatatatatgtacaCACACATTTATtgaatctaatctattaatttagagttttatttttatctactgttgtcatttaaattttggactcATTATAGAACCTAACACTTATATGACACGCTCCTTATTAAAGTTACTTAATCTAAACCATATTATTTAATCTAAACCAGTTTCATATTAAACCATACCATActtcggttatttatttaatagaataatacaaatatcaaatactcttATACTAATCGTCCCTTTGACTGTGCTTCAATACTAACTAAAACTGACATTACTTAATATTACATCACATGTAATATAAGTGCAAAGAAAAGTTATTGCTTATCAAAAATGTTTAGTCGGTACATTTTATTGTCTCACACGTTCACCAGTTATGTGACTATAGAGAAGTTAGTGCTTCaattatatttgtttctctTCTGTACACAACCTTTACCTACAACACACCAAAAACCTGATCAATTCATATTTCTCCATCTTTCACTATACTAAACATTCTAACAATCTCTATACTTACGCGAGGTTTGAATATGACTTTTATTATAAGTCTATCAAATGGCATATAATCCAAAATCACTTATTCCTCTCTTAAGCTAATTACATTATCACATTATCTAACATGTTATTATAAACACAACATAGTAAACAAATAAGCTTGAATGTCATACTCAAATCATGTAAGTCTAGATCCGATTGACACATTACATTACAAACGTTTTCTCATATTTTCTACATAACACAGTACAAttctttatattaaatatatattcatacacgtatctaatataaattatagtcatttatttaaataaaaataggttgagtttagtaaaaaatggtacatatatataatagtgtTGTGTTATAATggtgtattttaatttttttttgaaaatctttaTATCTAAAAAGATCTACGTACAATAATTTAGGCCGAATATTCTAACCACAACTGTTATCTATTTGATCAAATCTACACTAATATATCTTTCATACCTATACCATGTTAGATTTGAAAAGTAAATTGGTTATTTTGAAGATATTTTCCCTTATAT is a genomic window of Brassica napus cultivar Da-Ae chromosome A2, Da-Ae, whole genome shotgun sequence containing:
- the LOC125584245 gene encoding uncharacterized protein LOC125584245 — translated: MSWMARKLLKLRETIYPWIQLRVGNGARTRFWSDNWSPFGNLTDYLSATKHSHLGIPWKASLASRHINGSWALPPARSENQVNVATYLTTIELLDQDDYYEWSVSNNATLRYSTSEVYKEIRGSYSTVPWYTAVWIKRGIPRHSFLAWLFVLNRCPTRDRLQSWGLQTPTNCLLCNSANESRDHLLFDCPFSFGVWTAIASRCSMTAVYDWHTTLLRMQTLPKRSKATQLCLWSWQATIYLIWTERNARLHRQTFRSKDSLIRQLDLLIRNKISSIRPSNPRLSSSLMQLWLSTS